One window of the Phalacrocorax aristotelis chromosome 19, bGulAri2.1, whole genome shotgun sequence genome contains the following:
- the KLHL17 gene encoding kelch-like protein 17 isoform X1, with amino-acid sequence MEGGVQLLNRDGHSISHNSKRHYHDAFVCMNRMRQRGLLCDIVLHVGTKEIKAHKVVLASCSPYFHAMFTNEMSESRQTHVTLHDIDPQALEQLVQYAYTAEIVVGEGNVQTLLPAASLLQLNGVRDACCKFLLSQLDPSNCLGIRGFADTHSCSDLLKSAHKYVLQHFMEVSKTEEFMLLPLKQVLDLISSDSLNVPSEEEVYRAVLSWVKHDVDSRRQHVPRLMKCVRLPLLSRDFLMSNVDTELLVRHHSECKDLLIEALKYHLMPEQRGVLSNSRTRPRRCEGASTVLFAVGGGSLFAIHGDCEAYDTRTDRWHMVASMSTRRARVGVAAIGNKLYAVGGYDGTSDLATVESYDPVTNSWQPEVSMGTRRSCLGVAALHGLLYAAGGYDGASCLNSAERYDPLTGTWTSIAAMSTRRRYVRVATLEGNLYAVGGYDSSSHLATVEKYEPQINTWTPIANMLSRRSSAGVAVLEGMLYVAGGNDGTSCLNSVERYNPKTNTWESVAPMNIRRSTHDLVAMDGWLYAVGGNDGSSSLNSIEKYNPRTNKWVAASCMFTRRSSVGVAVLELLNFPPPSSPTLSVSSTSL; translated from the exons ATGGAAGGGGGTGTGCAGCTCCTCAACCGCGACGGCCACAGCATCTCCCACAACTCCAAGCGTCACTATCACGATGCCTTCGTGTGCATGAACCGCATGCGTCAGCGTGGGCTGCTCTGCGACATTGTGCTCCATGTGGGCACCAAGGAGATCAAGGCCCACAAGGTGGTGCTGGCGTCCTGCAGCCCGTACTTCCACGCCATGTTCACAA ATGAGATGAGTGAGAGCCGCCAGACGCACGTGACGCTGCACGACATTGACCCACAGGCCCTGGAGCAGCTGGTGCAATACGCTTACACGGCTGAGATTGTGGTGGGCGAGGGGAATGTGCAG ACACTTcttcctgctgccagcctgcttCAGCTCAATGGTGTGCGGGATGCTTGCTGCAAGTTCCTACTCAGCCAGCTCGACCCATCCAACTGCCTGGGGATCCGGGGTTTTGCTGACACGCACTCCTGCAGCGACCTCCTCAAGTCTGCGCACAAGTACGTCCTCCAGCACTTCATGGAGGTGTCCAAGACAGAGGAGTTCATGTTGCTGCCTCTTAAACAG GTGCTGGACCTCATTTCTAGTGACAGCCTCAATGTGCCATCAGAGGAGGAGGTGTACCGGGCTGTGCTCAGCTGGGTCAAACATGATGTGGACAGCAGAAGACAGCATGTCCCCAGG CTTATGAAGTGTGTGCGGCTGCCCCTGCTGAGCCGGGACTTCCTCATGAGCAATGTGgacacagagctgctggtgcGGCATCACTCGGAGTGCAAGGACCTGCTGATCGAAGCCCTCAAGTACCACCTCATGCCGGAGCAGAGAGGGGTCCTTAGCAACAGCAGGACGAGGCCGCGGCGCTGCGAGGGGGCCAGCACTGTGCTCTTTGCTGTGG GTGGGGGGAGCCTGTTCGCCATCCATGGGGACTGCGAGGCCTATGACACGCGGACGGATCGGTGGCACATGGTGGCCTCTATGTCGACTCGCAGGGCCAGAGTGGGCGTTGCTGCCATTGGGAACAAGCTGTATGCTGTGGGCGG cTATGATGGGACCTCTGATCTGGCCACAGTGGAGTCCTATGATCCTGTCACCAATTCCTGGCAACCTGAGGTGTCCATGGGCACCAGGAGGAGCTGCCTGGGTGTAGCAGCGCTTCATGGGCTTCTCTATGCTGCTGGGGGGTACGATGGGGCCTCGTGCCTGAACAG CGCAGAGCGGTACGACCCTCTGACAGGCACCTGGACATCCATCGCTGCCATGAGCACCAGGAGACGCTACGTCCGGGTGGCAACGCTAG AAGGCAACCTCTATGCTGTTGGGGGATATGACAGCTCATCCCACTTAGCCACAGTAGAAAAGTATGAGCCCCAG ATCAACACCTGGACGCCCATTGCTAATATGCTAAGCCGCCGGAGCAGCGCAGGagtggctgtgctggaggggaTGCTCTATGTGGCCGGCGGCAACGATGGGACCAGCTGCCTTAACTCTGTTGAGCGCtacaaccccaaaaccaacacatGGGAGAGCGTGGCGCCCATGAACATCCGTAG GAGCACCCACGACCTGGTGGCCATGGATGGGTGGCTGTATGCAGTGGGTGGCAATGACGGGAGCTCCAGCCTAAACTCCATCGAGAAGTACAACCCCCGTACCAACAAGTGGGTAGCAGCCTCGTGCATGTTCACACGCCGGAGCAGCGTGGGGGTGGCTGTGCTGGAACTCCTCAACTTCCCGCCTCCCTCCTCGCCCACCCTGTCAGTGTCTTCGACGAGCCTTTGA
- the KLHL17 gene encoding kelch-like protein 17 isoform X2, with protein MCSLLQLNGVRDACCKFLLSQLDPSNCLGIRGFADTHSCSDLLKSAHKYVLQHFMEVSKTEEFMLLPLKQVLDLISSDSLNVPSEEEVYRAVLSWVKHDVDSRRQHVPRLMKCVRLPLLSRDFLMSNVDTELLVRHHSECKDLLIEALKYHLMPEQRGVLSNSRTRPRRCEGASTVLFAVGGGSLFAIHGDCEAYDTRTDRWHMVASMSTRRARVGVAAIGNKLYAVGGYDGTSDLATVESYDPVTNSWQPEVSMGTRRSCLGVAALHGLLYAAGGYDGASCLNSAERYDPLTGTWTSIAAMSTRRRYVRVATLEGNLYAVGGYDSSSHLATVEKYEPQINTWTPIANMLSRRSSAGVAVLEGMLYVAGGNDGTSCLNSVERYNPKTNTWESVAPMNIRRSTHDLVAMDGWLYAVGGNDGSSSLNSIEKYNPRTNKWVAASCMFTRRSSVGVAVLELLNFPPPSSPTLSVSSTSL; from the exons ATGTGCAG cctgcttCAGCTCAATGGTGTGCGGGATGCTTGCTGCAAGTTCCTACTCAGCCAGCTCGACCCATCCAACTGCCTGGGGATCCGGGGTTTTGCTGACACGCACTCCTGCAGCGACCTCCTCAAGTCTGCGCACAAGTACGTCCTCCAGCACTTCATGGAGGTGTCCAAGACAGAGGAGTTCATGTTGCTGCCTCTTAAACAG GTGCTGGACCTCATTTCTAGTGACAGCCTCAATGTGCCATCAGAGGAGGAGGTGTACCGGGCTGTGCTCAGCTGGGTCAAACATGATGTGGACAGCAGAAGACAGCATGTCCCCAGG CTTATGAAGTGTGTGCGGCTGCCCCTGCTGAGCCGGGACTTCCTCATGAGCAATGTGgacacagagctgctggtgcGGCATCACTCGGAGTGCAAGGACCTGCTGATCGAAGCCCTCAAGTACCACCTCATGCCGGAGCAGAGAGGGGTCCTTAGCAACAGCAGGACGAGGCCGCGGCGCTGCGAGGGGGCCAGCACTGTGCTCTTTGCTGTGG GTGGGGGGAGCCTGTTCGCCATCCATGGGGACTGCGAGGCCTATGACACGCGGACGGATCGGTGGCACATGGTGGCCTCTATGTCGACTCGCAGGGCCAGAGTGGGCGTTGCTGCCATTGGGAACAAGCTGTATGCTGTGGGCGG cTATGATGGGACCTCTGATCTGGCCACAGTGGAGTCCTATGATCCTGTCACCAATTCCTGGCAACCTGAGGTGTCCATGGGCACCAGGAGGAGCTGCCTGGGTGTAGCAGCGCTTCATGGGCTTCTCTATGCTGCTGGGGGGTACGATGGGGCCTCGTGCCTGAACAG CGCAGAGCGGTACGACCCTCTGACAGGCACCTGGACATCCATCGCTGCCATGAGCACCAGGAGACGCTACGTCCGGGTGGCAACGCTAG AAGGCAACCTCTATGCTGTTGGGGGATATGACAGCTCATCCCACTTAGCCACAGTAGAAAAGTATGAGCCCCAG ATCAACACCTGGACGCCCATTGCTAATATGCTAAGCCGCCGGAGCAGCGCAGGagtggctgtgctggaggggaTGCTCTATGTGGCCGGCGGCAACGATGGGACCAGCTGCCTTAACTCTGTTGAGCGCtacaaccccaaaaccaacacatGGGAGAGCGTGGCGCCCATGAACATCCGTAG GAGCACCCACGACCTGGTGGCCATGGATGGGTGGCTGTATGCAGTGGGTGGCAATGACGGGAGCTCCAGCCTAAACTCCATCGAGAAGTACAACCCCCGTACCAACAAGTGGGTAGCAGCCTCGTGCATGTTCACACGCCGGAGCAGCGTGGGGGTGGCTGTGCTGGAACTCCTCAACTTCCCGCCTCCCTCCTCGCCCACCCTGTCAGTGTCTTCGACGAGCCTTTGA